One stretch of Periplaneta americana isolate PAMFEO1 chromosome 1, P.americana_PAMFEO1_priV1, whole genome shotgun sequence DNA includes these proteins:
- the LOC138695077 gene encoding uncharacterized protein has protein sequence MRLTQKCWITGDKKEEKQTSDVSSGSGKIESNLFNAFMIFMCLIAISLIIVSNFDNTEDKVKGESTDDQRSLKSNNSNGIFLTRGLFRSGGPCTLDGITITCSNIHNNTGQVVADFISQNNNMFPGVSYNLKIENCFFPDNALKNGWLPVLENSITIAGLHIISCIPMSIEKGAFNSTNFENISYLILENKIARLKSRCFAGLTRLERLELSIDGSILYSVEHGILDELYNLITLQIISGISEDNLDNIMGDTDLYKLQTLVISNNNLKNLKRKTLQGLYKIIELHAISSGLTYIEERAFEASANKIQKIILSDNQLSSLPQDLFNITSYRKNFKVFLDRNNLKTLPESIFKKAIAHSEQVAVTLAYNEWNCDCNLAWLQQFMLNGTIRVDDSPKCDSPWFNENKYLKDADFSACVEVGTTSEIPPKVTTSTTTREPITDTTTITSGASSSPDTNTSTSSSTEATETTSPSTEETETISPSTEETETISPSTKETETTSSSTEETGTISPSTKETETTSSSTATTEPNSSAPEETETMSSSTKTEETNSSSTEETETTSSLTEETNSTETNSSSTEESNSSSSSSSTEETNSSSNSSSTEETNSSSSSSSSSSSSSSEETNSSSSSTEETNSSSSSTEETNSSSTEETNSSSSSSSSEETNSSSTEETNSSSSSTEETNSSSNSSSTEETNSSSSSSEETSSSSSSTEETNSSSSEETNSSSTEETETTSSSETTHSTSVTPEVSETTSSSSSTESTSNETNESSSSTTVDDSTSIETTKPILSTTESAATSTTTETILTPACPYECSCSDCIGNEPLCAMSGIMHYLLLPLPRVLSQNIRIMEDDLNKKLKIEMNDSSLNMLMWMTAPDDSDLTCEYTYFTKQTRDSFNTLTADFSTQPNTSYIICATSPEMIPPPFNCRAYTTLPQESERAWLKNNQQMMAWAIFGCGVFMSIIIGGAMIYTLIRHNPRLIKGNKRVIVVGHRAGEVMVMPKEYYYSQKDDVRIFRRMSETSYSTARTSSTSYVSAIQPSPVQLIAWKFNRMWDRLKANNGTDDTNKLSISNEPPPLPPYPRPVTETESCNINVICDCNSSHTKGV, from the exons CTCAGGTAGTGGAAAAATCGAGTCGAACCTTTTTAATGCCTTCATGATCTTCATGTGTCTCATCGCCATTTCGTTAATCATAGTCAGTAACTTCGACAACACTGAAGACAAAGTTAAAGGTGAATCAACTGATGATCAACGAAGCTTGAAATCTAATAACAGCAATGGGATTTTCCTGACCAGAGGTCTCTTCAGAAGTGGCGGGCCGTGTACTCTGGATGGGATAACAATTACATGTTCCAATATTCACAACAATACCGGACAAGTGGTGGCGGATTTCATCTCACAAAATAATAACATG ttCCCAGGAGTTTCCTACAATCTGAAAATAGAAAACTGCTTTTTTCCTGATAATGCTTTGAAAAATGGATGGCTGCCTGTCCTGGAGAATTCCATCACCATTGCCGGCTTGCACATAATAAGCTGCATTCCAATGTCTATCGAAAAAGGTGCCTTCAACAGCACGAATTTTGAGAATATTTCATATCTCATATTAGAGAACAAAATTGCACGATTAAAGAGTAGATGTTTCGCTGGTCTTACACGATTGGAAAGGCTAGAGTTAAGCATTGATGGGAGTATTCTATACAGTGTAGAACATGGGATTTTGGATGAACTATACAATCTGATAACACTTCAAATTATTTCAGGAATAAGTGAAGATAATCTAGATAATATCATGGGAGATACTGATTTATACAAGTTACAAACACTTGTAATAAGTAATAACAACTTGAAAAACCTTAAACGAAAAACATTACAAGGTTTATACAAGATAATAGAACTCCATGCTATATCCTCAGGATTAACATATATTGAAGAAAGAGCCTTCGAAGCATCAGCTAACAAGATACAGaagattattttaagtgataaccAATTAAGTAGTTTACCACAGGACCTCTTCAACATAACCTCATACAGAAAAAatttcaaagtatttctagataGAAATAACTTGAAAACACTACCGGAAAGTATATTTAAAAAAGCGATAGCCCACAGTGAACAAGTTGCTGTCACATTAGCCTATAACGAGTGGAATTGTGATTGTAACCTTGCTTGGTTACAACAGTTCATGCTAAATGGAACCATTCGTGTTGATGATAGTCCAAAATGTGACTCACCATGGTTTAACGAGAATAAATATCTCAAAGACGCAGACTTCAGTGCATGTGTAGAAGTGGGTACTACTTCTGAAATTCCACCAAAAGTAACAACTTCAACCACTACAAGAGAACCGATAACTGATACCACTACAATCACATCAGGAGCTTCATCTTCGCCAGATACAAATACGTCGACTTCGTCCTCAACAGAAGCAACTGAGACCACTTCACCCTCAACAGAAGAAACTGAGACCATTTCACCCTCAACAGAAGAAACTGAGACCATTTCACCCTCAACAAAAGAAACTGAGACAACTTCATCCTCAACAGAAGAAACTGGGACCATTTCACCCTCAACAAAAGAAACTGAGACAACTTCATCCTCAACAGCAACAACTGAACCCAATTCATCTGCACCGGAAGAGACTGAGACTATGTCATCTTCAACAAAAACAGAAGAAACAAATTCATCCTCAACTGAAGAAACTGAGACCACTTCATCCTTAACAGAAGAAACTAATTCAACAGAAACAAATTCATCCTCAACTGAAGAATCAaattcatcctcatcctcatcctcaactGAAGAAACAAATTCATCCTCAAATTCATCTTCAACTGAAGAAACAAATTCAtcctcatcatcctcatcctcatcatcctcatcctcaaGTGAAGAAACAAATTCATCCTCATCCTCAACTGAAGAAACAAATTCATCCTCATCCTCAACTGAAGAAACAAATTCATCTTCAACTGAAGAAACAaattcatcctcatcctcatcctcaagtGAAGAAACAAATTCATCCTCAACTGAAGAAACTAATTCATCCTCATCCTCAACTGAAGAAACAAATTCATCCTCAAATTCATCTTCAACTGAAGAAACAAATTCATCCTCATCCTCAAGTGAAGAAACAAGTTCATCCTCATCCTCAACTGAAGAAACAAATTCATCCTCAAGTGAAGAAACAAATTCATCCTCAACTGAAGAAACTGAAACCACTTCATCTTCAGAAACAACTCATTCCACTTCAGTCACACCAGAAGTAAGCGAGACaacttcttcatcttcatcaacaGAGTCCACTTCAAATGAAACAAACGAGTCTAGTTCATCAACAACAGTAGATGACTCCACTTCAATAGAGACAACTAAGCCCATTTTATCTACAACAGAAAGTGCTGCAACTTCAACTACTACAGAAACGATACTAACTCCAGCGTGTCCATATGAATGTTCATGCAGTGACTGCATTGGTAACGAGCCTCTATGTGCAATGAGCGGAATAATGCATTATTTACTGCTACCTCTTCCAAGAGTACTCTCTCAAAATATACGTATAATGGAAGACGATCTAAATAAGAAACTGAAGATTGAAATGAACGACAGTTCTCTCAACATGCTGATGTGGATGACAGCTCCTGACGACAGTGATTTAACATGCGAATATACTTACTTCACAAAACAAACACGTGATTCCTTCAACACGTTAACTGCTGATTTCAGTACACAACCAAATACTTCTTACATAATATGTGCTACATCTCCAGAAATGATTCCTCCTCCATTTAATTGCAGAGCATATACAACTTTGCCACAAGAAAGTGAACGGGCATGGCTAAAGAACAATCAGCAAATGATGGCATGGGCGATATTCGGCTGTGGTGTTTTTATGAGTATTATAATTGGTGGAGCAATGATTTATACTTTAATCCGCCATAACCCAAGATTAATAAAGGGAAATAAAAGGGTGATAGTAGTAGGTCATCGTGCTGGTGAAGTCATGGTAATGCCAAAGGAATACTATTATTCTCAGAAAGATGATGTTAGAATATTTCGACGTATGTCAGAAACGAGTTATTCTACAGCACGAACGAGCAGTACTAGCTATGTTTCAGCTATACAACCTTCGCCAGTGCAACTGATAGCATGGAAATTCAACAGAATGTGGGATAGACTGAAGGCAAATAACGGAACTGATGACACAAACAAACTGTCAATATCCAATGAACCACCACCGTTACCTCCATATCCTAGACCAGTAACTGAAACAGAgtcatgtaatataaatgttatatgtGATTGTAACTCTAGTCACACGAAAGGTGTGTAA